A single window of Deltaproteobacteria bacterium DNA harbors:
- a CDS encoding sigma 54-interacting transcriptional regulator, translating to MGKKRNQNIKKAPPTGFDQLIGEDPKFKTALLTAQKAARTDDPILILGASGTGKELLARAIHQSSRRAEKPFGDVHCSAIPDPLIESELFGYERGAFTGAKVEGRTGYFDEAHGGTLLLDEIGDASHPV from the coding sequence ATGGGAAAAAAGCGAAATCAAAATATTAAGAAGGCACCTCCAACCGGGTTTGATCAATTGATCGGCGAAGACCCCAAGTTCAAAACGGCTCTTTTAACCGCTCAGAAAGCGGCCCGTACGGATGATCCGATTCTGATCTTGGGAGCCAGCGGCACGGGCAAGGAACTCCTGGCCCGGGCCATCCATCAGTCCAGCCGAAGGGCGGAAAAACCCTTCGGGGATGTACATTGTTCGGCCATTCCCGACCCCCTGATAGAAAGTGAACTCTTTGGATATGAGCGGGGGGCCTTTACCGGCGCCAAGGTCGAGGGAAGAACCGGCTATTTTGACGAGGCCCATGGAGGGACCCTTTTATTGGATGAAATCGGCGATGCCTCCCATCCGGTTC
- a CDS encoding branched-chain amino acid ABC transporter permease: MKNKIGLVTLLTALVILPFFLSKTLLHLAVIIEIHAILTLSLCLVVGYVGQLSLCHAGFYGIGAYTSALLTFAHWPFWITLPLSGVVSGLFGLFVGFPSLKTRGIYFSITTMSFGVLIAMVLNNWISLTNGPDGLSGIKSPEPISLFNGAALSFKNPIHYYFLVGFFLLFTVLVISRLLRSRVGRAFIGVRNNETLAWSLGINSMRYKLTAFIIAAVFAGLAGSLYAHYLRYICPKDFGLHESFDMLVMVVVGGAQTLLGPIVGALFVLGLPKFFGFEPVYGRVAFGIILIMVMIFMPRGIVGKWQEYFKSSRG, encoded by the coding sequence ATGAAAAACAAGATCGGTTTGGTAACACTTCTGACGGCGCTGGTTATTTTACCTTTTTTCCTCTCCAAGACGCTGCTCCACCTGGCCGTTATCATCGAAATTCATGCTATTCTGACCCTGAGCCTGTGCCTGGTGGTGGGCTATGTGGGACAACTTTCCCTCTGTCATGCCGGGTTCTATGGCATCGGGGCCTATACCTCGGCTCTGTTGACCTTTGCCCATTGGCCCTTCTGGATAACCCTGCCCCTATCCGGGGTCGTCAGCGGTCTCTTCGGCCTTTTCGTCGGCTTTCCTTCGCTCAAAACCAGGGGGATCTATTTTTCCATCACTACCATGTCCTTCGGGGTGCTTATCGCCATGGTGTTGAATAACTGGATCTCCCTGACCAACGGTCCGGACGGGTTATCGGGGATCAAAAGTCCGGAGCCCATCTCCCTTTTTAATGGGGCAGCCCTGTCTTTTAAGAATCCTATCCATTATTATTTTCTGGTGGGCTTTTTCCTGTTGTTTACCGTCCTGGTCATCAGTCGCCTTTTACGGTCCCGGGTCGGACGGGCCTTTATCGGGGTTCGGAACAACGAGACCCTGGCCTGGTCCCTAGGTATTAATTCGATGCGCTACAAATTGACTGCCTTTATTATCGCTGCTGTTTTTGCCGGATTGGCCGGAAGCCTGTATGCCCATTATCTGCGTTATATCTGCCCGAAGGATTTCGGACTTCACGAATCCTTCGACATGCTGGTCATGGTGGTGGTGGGTGGGGCCCAGACCCTTCTGGGGCCCATAGTCGGTGCCCTGTTTGTTCTGGGCCTGCCTAAATTTTTCGGATTTGAACCGGTCTACGGACGGGTGGCCTTCGGCATCATTCTGATTATGGTCATGATCTTCATGCCCCGGGGCATCGTAGGAAAATGGCAGGAGTATTTTAAGTCATCCAGAGGATAA
- a CDS encoding GntR family transcriptional regulator, which translates to MLKSCKPGSIVEQIYKALCEGIMDGSLAPGQSLREQELQEHFGVSRAPIREAIRLLEADRLVVVSAYKNKHVRKITREDLLETIPVLARLEGGAAFLTLPRIGPAQLEEFQQINEELKRSYRVKDITACIEQNFNFHRFYVRACENQTLRQAIRPMMKRVIGLWVSCLYNQTPELFKTTIAEHDQVLKAFAKGDAAAAETSVRKHIESLLARVLKASVFDEEGNFQILSQ; encoded by the coding sequence ATGTTAAAATCCTGTAAGCCGGGATCGATTGTCGAGCAGATTTACAAGGCCCTTTGCGAAGGCATCATGGACGGTTCTCTGGCCCCCGGGCAGTCCCTGAGAGAGCAGGAATTGCAGGAGCACTTCGGGGTCAGCCGGGCCCCCATCCGGGAGGCCATTCGTTTGCTGGAAGCCGACCGTTTAGTAGTAGTCAGTGCCTATAAAAACAAGCATGTCCGTAAAATCACCCGGGAGGATTTATTGGAAACCATTCCGGTCCTGGCCCGCCTGGAAGGGGGCGCGGCTTTTTTAACCTTGCCCCGGATCGGTCCTGCTCAGCTCGAAGAATTTCAACAGATCAACGAGGAGCTGAAAAGAAGTTACCGGGTCAAAGATATTACGGCCTGCATTGAACAAAATTTCAATTTTCACCGTTTCTATGTCAGGGCCTGCGAGAATCAGACCCTTAGACAGGCCATCCGTCCCATGATGAAACGGGTGATCGGGTTGTGGGTCTCCTGTCTATATAACCAAACGCCGGAATTATTCAAAACCACCATAGCCGAACATGATCAGGTTCTTAAAGCCTTTGCCAAAGGGGATGCCGCGGCGGCGGAAACCAGCGTCCGCAAACATATCGAGAGTCTACTGGCCCGGGTGTTGAAGGCCTCGGTTTTTGATGAAGAGGGTAATTTCCAGATCCTAAGCCAATAA
- a CDS encoding CoA transferase has product MTRALEGIRVLDLGSYVAAPYCCMLLADHGAEVIRAEPPGGKVDRELGPFSSEGQPITYGLTVQRNKKNITLNLRSERGKGLLEELVKKMDVLVHNYPMGSQEAALLTYKRLSGINPALVVTAISGFGQTGPYAERLCFDSIAQAMSGYMSFSGYPGSPPLKASLPFIDYNTAARAALGTMLALFERKTSGQGQLVDIALFDVAFSITAASGCAAEYKMLGELRKQIGNCGFYAYGGSCRARDGYLMINIIGNNIWRRICRVMDREDLISDPRFKDNLSRYRNYESIDVILNEWIKEKTVAEARQNLEKAGVPCGPVNDVPGSLEVPQVEAREMLVEVDYPGTGKVPVPGVDIKLSRTPGQVAKRASFLGEDNEAVYCGLLGYKPDDLLRFEQEKAI; this is encoded by the coding sequence ATGACAAGGGCACTGGAAGGAATCAGGGTTCTGGATCTGGGCAGCTATGTGGCCGCTCCCTATTGCTGTATGCTCCTGGCCGACCATGGGGCGGAGGTGATCCGGGCCGAACCGCCCGGGGGTAAGGTGGACCGGGAGTTGGGGCCCTTTTCTTCGGAGGGCCAGCCTATCACCTATGGGTTGACCGTTCAGCGGAATAAAAAGAATATTACCCTGAATTTAAGATCCGAAAGAGGAAAAGGTCTCCTCGAAGAGTTGGTTAAAAAAATGGATGTCCTCGTGCATAACTACCCCATGGGATCACAAGAGGCCGCCTTGCTCACCTATAAACGATTGAGCGGTATCAATCCGGCTCTGGTGGTGACGGCTATCTCTGGCTTCGGGCAAACCGGCCCTTATGCCGAACGGCTTTGTTTTGATTCCATTGCCCAGGCCATGTCCGGCTATATGAGTTTCTCCGGTTATCCGGGATCCCCGCCGCTCAAGGCCTCCCTGCCATTTATAGATTACAATACGGCCGCCCGGGCCGCCCTGGGGACCATGCTGGCCCTCTTCGAGCGCAAAACCAGCGGGCAGGGGCAACTGGTGGATATCGCCCTCTTCGATGTAGCCTTTTCCATAACCGCCGCATCGGGCTGCGCCGCTGAATATAAGATGCTCGGGGAACTTCGAAAGCAAATCGGTAACTGCGGGTTTTATGCCTATGGCGGTAGTTGCCGGGCCAGGGACGGTTACCTGATGATCAACATCATCGGCAACAATATCTGGCGTCGTATATGCCGGGTTATGGACCGGGAAGATTTGATTTCCGACCCCCGTTTTAAGGATAACCTGAGCCGCTACCGGAACTATGAGTCGATCGATGTTATTTTAAACGAATGGATTAAAGAAAAGACCGTTGCCGAAGCCCGGCAGAACCTGGAAAAGGCCGGTGTCCCTTGCGGTCCGGTTAATGATGTTCCGGGGTCTCTGGAGGTGCCGCAGGTGGAAGCCCGGGAAATGCTGGTGGAAGTCGATTATCCGGGCACTGGTAAGGTGCCGGTACCCGGGGTGGATATCAAGCTGTCGAGGACTCCCGGACAGGTGGCCAAACGGGCCTCTTTTCTGGGAGAGGACAACGAGGCCGTTTATTGCGGACTTCTCGGCTATAAGCCGGATGATCTCTTAAGGTTCGAACAGGAAAAAGCCATCTGA
- a CDS encoding ABC transporter ATP-binding protein, which yields MNILEMEEVCKSFGGLAAVTKLNFSLSSPQEILGLIGPNGAGKTTVFNLITGLHHPTNGKIRFKGQEIGGEKPYRIARQGISRTFQTTSLFFEETVLTNMLISRHCRLKSGLWGALAIPGATREEERKAFEKAGEILEDTGLGSKAKDYPHNLTNAEQRMLMIAMALATDPALILLDEPFAGMRHHETEVLMELVRKISGWGIATILIEHDMKVVMNICDRLVVLNFGTKIAEGTPDEIRTNPQVVEAYLGRRSHA from the coding sequence ATGAACATCCTTGAAATGGAAGAGGTCTGTAAATCTTTCGGTGGATTAGCTGCCGTAACCAAACTGAATTTTTCCCTTTCCAGTCCTCAAGAAATTTTGGGCCTTATCGGGCCCAATGGGGCCGGTAAAACTACGGTCTTTAATCTGATTACCGGGCTTCACCATCCCACGAACGGGAAGATCCGGTTCAAGGGGCAAGAGATCGGAGGGGAAAAACCCTACCGGATAGCCAGGCAGGGAATCTCCCGAACCTTCCAGACCACCTCCCTCTTTTTTGAGGAAACCGTTTTAACCAATATGTTGATTTCCCGGCATTGCCGCTTAAAATCAGGGCTTTGGGGGGCACTGGCTATCCCAGGTGCGACGAGAGAAGAAGAGCGAAAAGCCTTTGAAAAGGCAGGAGAGATCCTGGAAGATACCGGCCTCGGGTCAAAGGCGAAAGATTATCCCCATAATCTGACTAATGCCGAGCAGCGCATGCTGATGATTGCCATGGCCCTGGCCACGGACCCGGCCCTTATCCTTCTCGATGAACCTTTTGCCGGAATGAGGCACCATGAGACGGAAGTCCTTATGGAGTTGGTTCGAAAAATCAGCGGCTGGGGGATCGCCACGATTCTGATCGAGCACGACATGAAGGTGGTCATGAATATCTGTGATCGCCTTGTGGTCTTGAATTTCGGGACAAAGATCGCTGAAGGCACACCTGACGAAATCAGGACCAACCCCCAGGTGGTCGAAGCCTACCTGGGCAGGAGAAGCCATGCTTAA
- a CDS encoding branched-chain amino acid ABC transporter permease, translating into MGTAIFLQQVINGLVVGSIYAMVALGLTLIFGILHIGNFAHGQLYMLGAFATYWMVTLWGWNIWLAMLAAMGLMALLGIILERMVFRPVHSAPHINGLIVALGLFIVLENLAFILWGGEERMLPSPYATKTISFLSLTLTIQRLLVFIVAVLLIFLLYLFIQRTKMGKAIRAVALDSEVARLMGIPIHRISATVFAVSSALAAAAGALVGPIFSVFPAMGLSPILKAFVVIVIGGMGSIPGAIFGGYVLGIAESLGAGYLSSQYKDGFAFLALIVVLMIKPTGLFGKKEG; encoded by the coding sequence ATGGGAACAGCCATCTTTCTGCAACAGGTGATCAACGGATTGGTGGTCGGGTCGATTTATGCCATGGTGGCCCTGGGTTTGACCCTGATATTCGGCATCCTGCACATCGGCAATTTTGCCCATGGACAACTCTACATGCTCGGCGCCTTTGCCACCTATTGGATGGTCACGCTCTGGGGATGGAATATCTGGCTGGCTATGCTTGCGGCCATGGGACTCATGGCCCTTTTGGGCATCATTCTGGAGCGCATGGTCTTCCGGCCGGTCCATTCCGCCCCCCATATCAACGGGCTTATTGTCGCCCTGGGGCTCTTCATTGTCCTGGAGAATCTGGCTTTTATTCTCTGGGGCGGCGAAGAACGCATGTTGCCCTCACCCTATGCCACCAAAACAATTTCCTTCCTGAGCCTCACATTAACCATCCAGCGTCTCCTGGTCTTCATCGTAGCCGTTCTTTTGATCTTCTTACTTTACCTGTTTATTCAGCGAACCAAAATGGGTAAGGCCATCCGGGCCGTGGCCCTGGATTCCGAGGTGGCTCGATTGATGGGTATCCCGATCCATCGTATCTCGGCTACGGTCTTTGCCGTCAGTTCGGCCCTGGCTGCGGCCGCCGGGGCCCTGGTCGGGCCGATTTTTTCGGTTTTTCCGGCCATGGGCTTGAGTCCTATCCTCAAGGCCTTTGTGGTGATCGTCATCGGAGGCATGGGTTCCATCCCGGGGGCGATTTTTGGCGGGTATGTTCTGGGCATAGCCGAAAGCCTGGGCGCCGGCTACCTTTCCTCCCAGTATAAAGACGGGTTCGCTTTTTTGGCTTTGATTGTGGTCCTGATGATTAAACCCACCGGGTTATTCGGAAAAAAAGAGGGATAA
- a CDS encoding ABC transporter substrate-binding protein, translating to MKKGRTIIGLLGIFLSVFLIGTPDLMAQSPKGLKIGVSTTLTGPASFIGWHDKNGAILTAEEINERGGVTIKGEKHKVELEIFDNETKPAKAVEGMRLFAEKGIHISLGPQLTPITLASLKFNEELKIIFASYNTTPEVFEQGNKLLLSATANQKWTMGLSTYTAAKILKVKRVALLLDTTGFGRSVEKRFSEYFKKFGGEVVAVEWYDMGSTDFYPQLTRLKAKNPDGIQIGGAAAEVVTLIRQAREVLGKKILILGSDYVKFDQLKKAGLEVSENTLIPLSGFHIIDNKAHKEFVKKYKDRFGSEPETYAALVRDEMLYLTRAAEIAGTATDAFKIREAVDKAIVELDSQGRLISGAHGGFLPSGLAKNYYISSNLLQNGKLVRIKTISSLKEIGVE from the coding sequence ATGAAAAAGGGAAGAACTATTATTGGGTTACTGGGTATTTTTTTGTCAGTATTTCTTATCGGAACCCCCGACCTCATGGCCCAAAGCCCCAAGGGTTTAAAAATCGGGGTCTCAACCACTTTAACCGGGCCGGCCTCCTTTATAGGATGGCATGATAAAAATGGGGCCATCCTGACGGCCGAAGAGATTAACGAACGGGGAGGGGTCACCATAAAAGGGGAAAAGCATAAGGTCGAATTGGAAATATTTGATAACGAGACCAAGCCTGCTAAGGCCGTGGAAGGGATGCGTCTGTTTGCCGAGAAGGGCATCCATATCTCCCTCGGACCTCAATTGACCCCCATCACCCTGGCCTCCCTGAAATTCAACGAAGAGCTGAAGATCATCTTTGCTTCTTATAATACCACTCCTGAAGTCTTCGAACAGGGTAATAAGCTCCTCTTAAGCGCTACAGCCAACCAGAAATGGACCATGGGCTTGAGCACCTATACTGCCGCCAAAATATTGAAGGTGAAACGAGTGGCCCTTCTTCTGGATACCACCGGATTCGGGAGGTCGGTGGAGAAGCGCTTCAGCGAGTATTTTAAAAAATTCGGCGGAGAAGTGGTGGCCGTGGAGTGGTATGATATGGGTTCTACGGACTTCTATCCTCAGCTCACCCGGCTGAAGGCCAAAAATCCGGATGGAATCCAAATCGGTGGGGCGGCAGCCGAGGTGGTAACCCTCATCCGTCAGGCCCGGGAGGTCCTGGGGAAAAAGATTTTGATCCTGGGATCGGATTATGTCAAGTTCGATCAATTGAAAAAAGCCGGCCTGGAGGTGTCTGAAAACACTTTAATCCCCCTCTCCGGGTTCCATATCATCGACAATAAGGCCCATAAGGAATTTGTCAAGAAATATAAAGACCGTTTTGGTTCCGAACCGGAGACCTATGCCGCATTAGTCCGTGACGAAATGCTTTATTTGACCCGGGCGGCGGAAATCGCCGGAACGGCCACGGATGCTTTTAAGATTCGAGAGGCCGTGGACAAGGCCATCGTCGAGCTGGATTCCCAGGGGAGGCTCATATCCGGGGCCCATGGCGGGTTTTTGCCCTCAGGGCTGGCCAAGAATTATTATATCAGCTCCAACCTGCTGCAGAACGGTAAACTGGTTCGTATCAAGACCATTTCCAGCCTGAAGGAAATCGGGGTGGAGTAG
- a CDS encoding CoA transferase, with amino-acid sequence MVDQGLTGIKVLDLTWHIAGPYCTKYMADSGADVIKLERPGSGDPARNLPPFFKDDPHPEKSGLFLHLNTNKRGITLNLKTETGRTIFKELVKDSDLLVESFRPHVMPDLGLGYEVLEKLNPRLIMVSISSFGQTGPYKEFKATDMIIYGMGGAMFWTGLPEREPLRLGGTVTSCQVGVMAATAAMLALYGAEKRGYGEHIDVSAYEVTRGDIDRASTDLTAYQYCGDYDERQASGTIQYPYGVYPCKDGFFDLAGGGVVFFPRVARMLGRPELTRDYGTAEAQADGQRKEEFLSSIFQPWLMERTRNELWAAAQKANILSGPIFNSEDLLEDPHYRKRNYWQEIEHPVTGKLLYPGAPYRAEGMAWDIRSPAPLLGQHNGEVFGAMGYSEEEITKLKEDGVI; translated from the coding sequence ATGGTTGATCAAGGGCTAACCGGCATTAAAGTACTCGATCTCACCTGGCACATTGCCGGACCTTATTGTACTAAATACATGGCCGATTCCGGGGCCGACGTCATCAAGTTGGAACGGCCGGGTTCCGGAGACCCGGCCAGGAACCTGCCCCCGTTTTTTAAGGATGATCCGCATCCCGAGAAAAGCGGTTTGTTTTTGCATCTGAACACCAATAAACGGGGCATCACACTCAACCTGAAGACGGAGACGGGCCGGACCATTTTCAAGGAACTGGTTAAGGATTCGGACCTGCTGGTGGAAAGCTTCCGTCCCCATGTCATGCCGGACCTGGGACTCGGTTATGAGGTGTTGGAAAAATTAAATCCCAGGCTGATTATGGTTTCCATCTCCAGTTTCGGACAGACCGGACCGTATAAAGAGTTCAAGGCCACGGACATGATTATCTATGGCATGGGCGGGGCCATGTTCTGGACCGGTCTTCCGGAACGGGAGCCTTTGCGCCTCGGGGGTACGGTGACCTCCTGTCAGGTGGGGGTCATGGCGGCCACGGCCGCCATGCTGGCCCTTTATGGGGCGGAAAAAAGGGGCTATGGAGAGCATATTGATGTCTCGGCTTATGAGGTAACCCGGGGGGACATCGACCGGGCCTCAACGGACCTGACGGCTTATCAGTATTGCGGCGACTATGATGAGAGGCAGGCCTCCGGAACCATTCAGTATCCCTATGGCGTCTATCCCTGCAAGGACGGCTTTTTTGATCTGGCCGGAGGCGGCGTGGTCTTCTTTCCCAGGGTAGCCCGTATGCTGGGACGGCCCGAACTTACCCGGGATTATGGCACGGCCGAAGCCCAGGCGGACGGGCAGCGCAAAGAGGAGTTCCTTTCAAGTATCTTCCAGCCCTGGTTGATGGAGCGCACCCGGAATGAATTATGGGCAGCGGCCCAAAAGGCCAATATCCTGAGCGGCCCCATTTTTAATTCTGAGGATCTCCTGGAAGACCCGCACTACCGGAAGAGAAATTATTGGCAGGAGATAGAGCACCCTGTAACCGGCAAGCTCCTTTATCCGGGGGCCCCTTACCGTGCTGAAGGGATGGCCTGGGATATTAGAAGTCCGGCGCCGCTTCTCGGCCAGCATAACGGGGAAGTCTTCGGAGCCATGGGGTATTCGGAAGAGGAAATAACGAAGCTTAAAGAGGATGGGGTCATTTAG
- a CDS encoding CoA transferase, with protein sequence MEGLYLEGIRVVDITVVWAGPYATQILADWGAEVIRIESCQHWMVHTRGTQARPPQDTINRQTSLPWYRGYPGWKAHPRSWNRFPWFNTHARNKLSMTVDLSRPEGMDIFWRLIGEADIFIENNSPDTLDKMGITYEKLQEQKPDIIMIRMPGWALSGPYRNYRAFGSHMEHTCGHSAIRGYRDLPPTSLTSAFHCDAVSGGTAAFAAVMALRQRDRTGKGQLIEIPQIESMIPQMGQSIMDYTMNGRVQQTVGNWDPSLATAPHNCYRCQGDDRWINITVTSEKEWQALCRIMEDPPWTREDRFADAQSRVKNQEALDGLVEEWTIRQDPIMLMHRLQAAGVPAGAVFNAEDAYKDPQLDERGFFQPLTQEDCGTHLYHGLDWKASKTPNALRLPPCRLGEHNEYVYKKVIGVSDEEYARLEEEGHIGMDFIPSIP encoded by the coding sequence ATGGAGGGGTTGTATCTTGAAGGAATAAGGGTGGTGGATATCACCGTGGTCTGGGCCGGACCCTATGCGACGCAGATTCTGGCCGACTGGGGGGCGGAGGTCATTCGGATAGAGTCCTGTCAGCACTGGATGGTCCATACCCGGGGCACCCAGGCCAGGCCGCCGCAGGATACCATAAACCGCCAAACCTCTTTGCCCTGGTATCGGGGATATCCGGGATGGAAGGCCCACCCCAGGTCCTGGAACCGATTTCCCTGGTTCAATACCCATGCCAGAAATAAGCTTTCCATGACAGTGGATCTAAGCCGGCCGGAAGGGATGGATATATTCTGGAGGTTGATCGGGGAAGCGGATATTTTTATAGAAAACAACTCACCGGATACCCTGGATAAAATGGGCATTACCTATGAAAAGCTCCAGGAACAGAAACCGGATATCATCATGATCCGGATGCCCGGCTGGGCCCTGAGCGGGCCCTACCGGAATTATCGGGCCTTCGGATCGCACATGGAACATACCTGCGGTCATAGCGCTATTCGGGGCTACAGGGATTTGCCACCCACCTCGCTGACCAGTGCCTTTCACTGCGATGCGGTTTCCGGGGGCACCGCTGCCTTTGCCGCGGTGATGGCCCTGCGTCAAAGGGATCGCACCGGAAAGGGGCAGCTTATCGAGATACCCCAGATTGAAAGCATGATTCCTCAAATGGGGCAGTCTATCATGGATTACACCATGAACGGCCGGGTGCAGCAGACGGTCGGAAACTGGGACCCCTCGCTGGCCACGGCCCCCCATAATTGTTACCGCTGCCAGGGGGATGACCGCTGGATCAATATCACCGTCACCTCGGAAAAGGAATGGCAGGCCCTTTGCCGGATTATGGAGGATCCTCCCTGGACCCGGGAGGATCGCTTTGCCGATGCCCAAAGTCGTGTCAAAAATCAGGAGGCCCTGGACGGGTTGGTGGAAGAATGGACGATCCGGCAGGATCCTATAATGCTGATGCACCGGCTTCAGGCAGCCGGGGTCCCGGCCGGTGCGGTCTTCAATGCCGAAGATGCCTATAAGGATCCCCAGCTTGATGAGCGGGGTTTTTTCCAGCCCTTGACCCAGGAAGACTGCGGCACCCATCTCTATCACGGACTCGACTGGAAGGCCTCCAAAACGCCCAATGCCTTGCGCTTGCCCCCATGCCGGCTGGGAGAGCACAACGAATATGTCTACAAAAAGGTCATCGGCGTCTCGGACGAGGAATACGCCCGGTTGGAAGAGGAAGGCCATATCGGGATGGATTTCATCCCATCCATTCCCTGA
- a CDS encoding ABC transporter ATP-binding protein, which translates to MLKIRSLSVHYSNIQVLKEVSLDIEAGEIVAFIGANGAGKTTTLKGISGLKGISSGTIEFLGQEINSLSPEAIVRKGIAHCPEGRRIFSELTVKENLEIGAYCRNDRAGVSQDMEEVMSFFPILKEKQAQSGGTLSGGQQQMLAIARSLMARPKLLMLDEPSLGLGPIIVDEIFSIIHRISQQGTTILLVEQNARMALELAHKAYVLETGAITLQGKASELIDNDHVIKAYLGG; encoded by the coding sequence ATGCTTAAGATTAGAAGTCTATCCGTCCATTACAGCAATATCCAGGTCTTGAAAGAAGTATCCCTTGATATCGAGGCCGGGGAGATCGTCGCCTTCATCGGGGCCAATGGGGCGGGGAAAACAACCACCCTGAAGGGCATCTCGGGCCTGAAAGGGATCTCCTCCGGGACCATCGAATTCTTGGGACAGGAGATCAATAGCCTGTCGCCCGAAGCGATCGTCCGGAAAGGCATTGCCCACTGCCCGGAGGGAAGGCGGATTTTTTCCGAACTCACGGTGAAGGAAAATCTGGAGATAGGGGCCTATTGCCGGAATGACCGGGCCGGCGTTTCTCAGGATATGGAAGAGGTCATGTCTTTTTTCCCGATTCTCAAAGAGAAACAGGCCCAGTCCGGAGGGACCCTTTCCGGCGGCCAACAGCAGATGCTGGCCATCGCCCGGTCCCTGATGGCCCGCCCCAAACTTCTGATGCTCGACGAACCTTCTCTGGGACTGGGACCGATCATCGTGGATGAAATTTTTTCCATCATCCACCGGATCAGTCAGCAAGGAACCACCATTTTGCTTGTGGAGCAAAACGCCCGAATGGCCCTGGAATTGGCCCATAAGGCCTATGTCCTGGAAACGGGGGCCATAACGCTCCAGGGAAAGGCCTCCGAACTGATTGATAACGACCATGTCATCAAAGCCTACCTGGGGGGATGA